One part of the Salinivirga cyanobacteriivorans genome encodes these proteins:
- the rlmB gene encoding 23S rRNA (guanosine(2251)-2'-O)-methyltransferase RlmB: MEQKSDFIFGIRPVEEAIKSGQHCDKVLIRKGMGGDTIDAIKEMMRNHRIPLQQVPDAKLNRITRKNHQGIIALMSPVPFQQIEDVLMNVYDKGEDPFFLMLDEVTDVRNFGAMVRTAECAAVHGVIIPQKGSVRIGGDAVKTSAGALFNLPVCRTASLKKTASYLKDSGLKLVAATEKTDDMYFNQPLDGPALLIMGAEDKGISQGLLDMADVKAALPVQGKISSLNVSNAAAVLMYEMLRQRMKK; this comes from the coding sequence ATGGAACAAAAAAGTGATTTTATTTTTGGTATACGTCCCGTAGAGGAGGCCATCAAAAGCGGCCAGCATTGTGATAAGGTATTGATAAGAAAAGGCATGGGAGGAGATACCATAGATGCCATAAAAGAGATGATGCGCAACCATCGTATTCCGCTTCAGCAGGTACCTGACGCAAAGCTAAACCGCATTACACGTAAGAACCATCAGGGTATTATTGCATTGATGTCACCTGTCCCTTTTCAGCAAATTGAGGACGTATTAATGAATGTTTATGACAAGGGCGAAGATCCGTTTTTTTTAATGCTTGATGAGGTAACTGACGTTCGAAATTTTGGTGCCATGGTGCGTACAGCAGAGTGTGCCGCAGTGCATGGTGTAATTATTCCCCAAAAAGGTTCGGTGCGTATTGGAGGTGACGCTGTAAAAACATCTGCAGGAGCGTTGTTTAACCTGCCGGTATGCCGTACCGCAAGTTTGAAAAAAACTGCTTCGTACCTCAAAGATAGCGGCCTGAAACTGGTCGCAGCTACCGAAAAAACCGATGATATGTATTTTAACCAGCCATTAGATGGACCGGCCTTGCTTATTATGGGTGCTGAAGATAAAGGTATAAGTCAGGGTTTGCTTGATATGGCTGATGTAAAAGCTGCACTGCCGGTACAGGGTAAAATATCATCATTAAATGTGTCAAATGCTGCTGCAGTGCTTATGTATGAGATGCTTAGGCAACGAATGAAAAAGTGA
- a CDS encoding sulfite exporter TauE/SafE family protein: MNEIILLLIVGLLAGFVGGMMGVGGGVVVIPALVFIMGFSQHQAQGTALAFMLPPIGLMAAWNYYKAGYVNVKYALLLMVAFVVGAWVGSMISVQLPDKVLKKIFGVMLLYVAYRMIFKS; encoded by the coding sequence ATGAACGAAATAATATTGCTTCTAATTGTTGGCCTGCTTGCAGGCTTCGTGGGTGGTATGATGGGTGTTGGTGGTGGTGTGGTAGTTATACCCGCACTTGTGTTTATCATGGGATTTTCGCAGCATCAGGCGCAGGGTACAGCCCTGGCTTTTATGCTGCCGCCAATTGGCCTGATGGCTGCCTGGAACTACTATAAAGCGGGTTATGTCAACGTTAAGTACGCACTGTTGCTTATGGTCGCCTTTGTTGTGGGAGCCTGGGTAGGTTCCATGATTTCGGTGCAGCTGCCCGATAAAGTATTAAAGAAAATATTTGGTGTAATGTTGCTATATGTCGCTTACAGAATGATTTTTAAAAGCTGA
- a CDS encoding IS1595-like element ISUnb1 family transposase → MELFKGQNLIEFATRFNSDEKCIEYLAHIKWQDGFRCVKCGHTGSQVRKNHSRTCNKCNHTESATANTLFHKVKFGVQKAFFICFEMATTTKSLSASYVGERFGVTEKTARLFMHKVREAMKSSGNNPMSGNVHIDEFVIGGKEEGKVGRSYHIKKKKVICAVELTDDGKVKRMYSMKIDNYSSKELEKMFDAHISQQAKVTTDQWKGYRPLMSSYDIRQIESDRGSNFKALHTMIHQVKSWIRTTYSWVSTHNINRYLDEFCYRLNRSQMKKNIFNNLVRRMVIADKVKQADLICS, encoded by the coding sequence ATGGAATTATTCAAAGGACAAAACCTCATAGAGTTTGCTACACGCTTTAATTCGGATGAAAAGTGTATTGAATATTTAGCTCATATTAAATGGCAAGATGGATTTAGATGTGTTAAATGTGGTCATACCGGAAGTCAAGTAAGAAAGAATCATTCAAGAACGTGTAATAAGTGTAATCATACTGAATCAGCAACAGCAAATACACTATTCCACAAAGTTAAATTTGGTGTTCAAAAGGCTTTTTTTATTTGCTTTGAAATGGCAACTACAACCAAAAGTTTATCTGCAAGTTATGTTGGAGAACGCTTTGGGGTTACTGAGAAAACAGCTCGACTGTTTATGCATAAAGTACGGGAAGCGATGAAGTCAAGCGGTAATAACCCAATGAGTGGAAATGTACATATTGATGAGTTTGTAATTGGTGGAAAGGAAGAGGGAAAAGTTGGACGTAGTTACCATATTAAGAAAAAGAAGGTTATATGTGCTGTAGAGCTTACTGATGATGGTAAGGTTAAACGCATGTACTCGATGAAAATAGACAACTACTCATCGAAAGAGCTAGAAAAAATGTTCGATGCGCATATTTCTCAACAGGCAAAGGTAACAACAGATCAATGGAAGGGCTACCGTCCACTCATGTCAAGCTATGATATAAGACAAATCGAGAGTGACAGAGGTTCCAACTTCAAGGCTTTGCACACAATGATTCATCAAGTTAAATCTTGGATAAGAACCACTTACTCATGGGTTAGCACTCACAATATCAACAGGTATCTTGACGAGTTTTGCTACCGACTTAATCGTTCTCAAATGAAAAAGAATATTTTCAATAATTTGGTACGCAGGATGGTTATTGCTGATAAAGTAAAGCAAGCAGATTTAATATGCAGTTAA
- a CDS encoding M20 metallopeptidase family protein: protein MQLNTDLYKMISKAQITEQLPEIRTWYEHLHAHPEPSFQEKETAAYIASGLKKMGLEVHRLPQNAVMGYLQATNAIGTIGLRAELDALPLHEQTNVNYISQNTGTMHACGHDLHMACALGAAKLLSAHKANLKHNVLFVFQHAEEKIPGGAVAVIASDFFKSHKPDVMLAMHSFPDLKAGEVGFRSGPYMASGDEVDVHIKGPGGHAAMPHKTVDTVLTAGQVLVALQQIQSRFIPTEIPSVLTFGNICAESVMNIIPREVLLEGTFRTMNEKWRKKALKQIKQIVQNTAKATGADAETVIRPGYPTIENDKNVTAKIENIATKLLGSKNIHLLPLRMTTDDFGYYAQKIPSAYFRLGVADSNGRSAGLHTPEFLPDPKALETGVSLLVQIIQNY from the coding sequence ATGCAGTTAAATACTGACCTCTATAAAATGATTTCTAAAGCCCAAATTACCGAACAATTACCTGAAATACGCACCTGGTATGAGCACTTGCATGCCCATCCTGAACCTTCATTTCAGGAGAAAGAAACAGCTGCCTATATAGCTTCCGGGCTGAAAAAAATGGGATTGGAGGTACATCGCTTACCCCAAAACGCTGTGATGGGATATTTGCAGGCAACCAATGCCATTGGCACCATTGGTTTAAGAGCAGAGTTAGATGCATTACCATTACATGAACAAACCAACGTAAATTATATTTCACAAAATACAGGCACTATGCACGCTTGCGGACACGATCTGCATATGGCCTGTGCCCTGGGTGCAGCAAAATTACTCTCTGCACATAAAGCAAACCTGAAACACAATGTGCTTTTTGTATTCCAGCATGCCGAAGAAAAAATACCGGGTGGTGCTGTGGCTGTAATTGCTTCAGATTTTTTTAAAAGTCATAAGCCCGATGTAATGCTGGCTATGCATTCGTTCCCCGATTTGAAAGCCGGTGAGGTTGGATTTCGGAGTGGCCCATACATGGCTTCGGGTGATGAGGTTGATGTGCATATAAAAGGTCCGGGCGGGCACGCGGCAATGCCACACAAAACTGTAGACACAGTGCTTACCGCAGGGCAGGTGCTGGTAGCCCTTCAGCAAATACAATCGCGTTTTATACCGACCGAAATTCCTTCGGTACTCACCTTTGGAAATATTTGTGCCGAAAGTGTAATGAATATTATTCCAAGGGAAGTATTGCTTGAAGGAACTTTCCGTACGATGAACGAAAAGTGGCGTAAAAAAGCGCTAAAACAAATCAAACAAATTGTACAGAATACAGCCAAAGCCACTGGGGCAGATGCCGAAACTGTTATTCGGCCGGGTTACCCTACCATCGAAAACGATAAAAACGTTACAGCTAAAATTGAAAATATTGCCACTAAATTACTGGGGTCGAAAAATATTCATCTACTGCCTTTGCGCATGACTACTGATGATTTTGGTTATTATGCGCAAAAAATTCCATCTGCATATTTCAGACTGGGTGTAGCCGATTCAAATGGGCGCAGTGCGGGTTTGCACACACCGGAATTTTTACCAGACCCCAAAGCGCTTGAAACCGGGGTCAGTCTACTGGTGCAAATTATTCAAAATTATTAG
- a CDS encoding UbiX family flavin prenyltransferase yields the protein MNKTTKRNIVVAVSGASGAIYAHRLLHKLKLLESQIETVSVVFSNNAMQIWKTELGRPLPDDKDLRLYKNDDFYAPIASGSCTTDTMIIVPASMGITGRIANGFSDDLISRAADVMLKERRKFILVPRETPYNLIHIRNMETITLAGGIICPATPSFYNKPKDINELVDTVVDRIVDLAELKHDTFRWGE from the coding sequence ATGAATAAAACCACAAAAAGAAATATTGTAGTAGCTGTGAGCGGTGCAAGCGGCGCCATTTATGCTCACCGGCTTCTGCATAAGCTGAAACTATTGGAGTCACAAATCGAGACGGTTTCAGTCGTTTTTAGTAACAATGCCATGCAAATATGGAAAACGGAGTTGGGCAGGCCATTGCCAGACGATAAGGATTTAAGGTTGTATAAGAACGACGATTTTTACGCACCAATCGCCTCAGGCTCTTGTACTACTGATACCATGATAATTGTACCTGCATCTATGGGTATTACCGGGCGCATTGCCAATGGCTTTTCAGATGATCTGATTAGCCGTGCAGCCGATGTAATGCTTAAAGAACGCAGGAAATTTATCCTTGTACCACGCGAAACTCCTTATAATCTAATCCACATCCGCAATATGGAAACCATCACCCTGGCAGGTGGTATAATTTGCCCGGCAACTCCTTCTTTTTATAATAAGCCAAAAGACATAAATGAGTTGGTCGATACCGTTGTTGACAGGATTGTAGATTTGGCTGAGCTGAAACACGACACTTTTCGATGGGGAGAGTAA
- a CDS encoding M28 family metallopeptidase — protein MKRLFIKKIAPVIFITCISSFAFAQSEILPFVNSITKQHLIQHVYTLASDSLEGRNTGKHGQRIAANYIANYFRKNGLDSLNLDGYFQRYTLLKYNYGNVGIMAKNTGKYADKVSYMGFFGTNLFTHEMNFRDTLHFKYLGYGKNYKNLNLKDTVAILLLDDNLGKTYNHVKNIAAHSQGKFFLIFFPKTGLFRYNPEKHPLAEINKNDRLKALTYKFKDPFLPKYYTKYRSYADSLQSFMQNNDTIVMAFANPWETGRLFKMKYKKLQKLEKKVAKGKASRNINLTNDTAICYIKTNKYKLDTLQTENVIGYIEGTDKKDEIIVVSAHYDHVGKRGKHIYFGADDNASGTAAIMEMARAFQKAEEKGIKPRRSLIFVAFSGEEMGLRGSDYFVDHCPVPLENVVLNLNLDMVGRNRENDDKYRQTAYVIANGKHRRFFKRKAKQAGRESDSVIISKHPGFRERTTWAFSSDHFRFKRKNIPIACFFTGLHPDYHTTRDTPDKINYAKLTELTRVGYKMLWEVANTKKKLKVKVKHQNKQNFIEKMMD, from the coding sequence ATGAAACGGTTATTTATTAAGAAGATAGCTCCAGTAATTTTTATTACCTGCATCTCCAGCTTTGCATTTGCCCAATCAGAAATATTACCCTTTGTAAATTCAATTACAAAGCAGCATCTCATACAGCATGTTTACACACTGGCATCTGACAGCCTTGAAGGGCGCAATACCGGCAAGCATGGTCAAAGAATCGCTGCAAACTATATTGCAAACTATTTCCGTAAAAATGGTTTAGACAGCCTGAACCTGGATGGATATTTTCAGCGGTATACGCTCCTTAAATACAATTATGGAAACGTCGGCATAATGGCTAAAAACACAGGTAAATATGCAGATAAAGTATCCTACATGGGCTTTTTTGGCACCAATCTTTTCACACATGAAATGAACTTTCGCGACACATTACATTTCAAATATTTGGGCTATGGTAAAAACTACAAAAACCTCAACCTGAAAGACACTGTTGCCATATTACTTTTAGATGATAACCTGGGAAAAACCTACAACCATGTCAAAAATATTGCAGCGCACTCCCAAGGGAAATTTTTCCTGATCTTTTTCCCAAAAACAGGCCTGTTTCGGTATAATCCTGAAAAACACCCACTGGCTGAAATCAATAAAAACGACCGACTTAAAGCACTAACTTATAAGTTTAAGGATCCCTTTCTGCCCAAATACTATACGAAATATCGCAGCTATGCTGATTCACTGCAATCATTCATGCAAAACAATGACACCATTGTAATGGCTTTTGCCAATCCATGGGAAACCGGCAGATTGTTTAAGATGAAATATAAGAAGCTTCAAAAACTGGAGAAAAAAGTTGCCAAAGGGAAAGCCTCCCGCAACATCAACTTAACTAACGATACAGCCATTTGCTACATTAAAACCAACAAATATAAGCTAGATACCCTCCAAACAGAGAACGTTATTGGCTATATTGAGGGCACCGATAAAAAAGATGAAATAATTGTAGTTTCAGCGCATTACGACCATGTTGGAAAAAGAGGTAAGCACATATATTTTGGAGCAGACGACAATGCCTCCGGCACAGCAGCAATTATGGAAATGGCCCGCGCATTTCAGAAAGCAGAAGAAAAAGGGATAAAGCCCCGCAGAAGTCTAATTTTTGTGGCCTTTTCAGGAGAAGAAATGGGTTTGAGGGGTTCAGATTATTTTGTAGATCACTGCCCGGTCCCTTTGGAAAATGTGGTGCTCAATTTAAACCTTGATATGGTGGGTCGTAACAGGGAAAATGACGATAAATACAGACAAACAGCTTATGTTATTGCCAATGGCAAACATCGCCGCTTTTTTAAAAGAAAAGCAAAACAGGCCGGTCGTGAATCGGACAGTGTTATAATCTCCAAACACCCGGGTTTCAGGGAAAGAACGACCTGGGCATTTTCATCAGATCATTTCCGGTTTAAACGAAAAAACATTCCCATTGCCTGCTTTTTTACAGGCTTACACCCCGATTACCATACAACCCGTGACACGCCTGATAAAATTAATTATGCCAAGCTCACCGAGCTGACGCGCGTGGGTTACAAAATGCTTTGGGAAGTAGCAAACACTAAGAAAAAGTTAAAAGTGAAAGTGAAACATCAAAACAAACAAAACTTTATCGAAAAAATGATGGATTAA
- a CDS encoding VPS10 domain-containing protein — protein MKNLFLILIALTCVFTLNAQDKKDKEIFSESSFSGLKFRSIGPAFMSGRIADIAIHPQNNNIWYVAVGSGGVWKTRNAGTTWNPIFDKQSSYSIGCVTIDENNPNIVWVGTGENIGGRHVGYGDGIYLSKDAGKSWENMGLKKSEHISKIIIHPENSDIVWVAAQGPLWSKGGERGLYKTSDGGKTWRKTLGDDEWVGATDIVMDPRNPDRLYAATWQRHRNVAAYMGGGPGTAIYKSEDGGENWEKLEKGLPKSNMGKIGLAISPQKPDVIYAAIELDRRTGGLYKSTDRGASWSKQSDAVSGATGPHYYQELYASPHQFDKLYLVDVRMQVSEDGGKTFKRMKEKFKHSDNHSVAFRGDDPDYLLIGTDGGIYETFDAAENWRYIPNLPITQFYKVAVDDAKPFYNIYGGTQDNNTQGGPSRTDDVRGISNSDWEVVLFADGHQPATEPGNPDIVYAEWQQGNLVRVDRTTGEFVYIQPQPEAGEDYERFNWDAPILVSSHKPTRIYFASQRIWKSENRGDSWTPISGDLTKNQNRIELPIMDKQWSYDAPWDMDAMSNFNTITSLAESPVQEGLIYAGTDDGIIQVTEDGGGKWRKIMVDDLPKVPETAFVNDIKADLFDANTVYVVLDNHKYGDFDPYVLKSTDKGKSWKSIKGNLPDRTLLWRIVQDHVNKDLMFLGTEFGIYFTVTGGEKWAKLSGGVPTISFRDLAIQRRENDLVGASFGRSFYVLDDYSALRQVTEEQLKGEAKLFPTRKAWWYKQRSTLGGKKGSQGAQYFTAPNPPFGAVFTYYIGKAYKTLEEIRKEKEKELIKEDEDIPFPGWEKLDEEKLQEKPKIILTVKNLEGNVIRKIEGPAKKGFHRVNWNLKIASQRAINPDRTNSNWQPEGHMVAPGKYTVTFSKQIDGVVTNLSEPMEFEVERMRKGALEGAEPDKVVAFWEEIEVLQGKMSAVSMAIQNTEKKMNAMEKALSRTDVDPTMLNSKMYNLKMELDRLRLKFFGSKAKSEVGERNNPTIYSRISAAQMGTNNSTYGPTQTHKRSLEIAQKEFKKLKVQLKEIMNNKIPAVETELQELGAPWISGQKLP, from the coding sequence ATGAAAAATCTATTCCTCATCCTCATTGCATTGACATGCGTTTTTACACTCAATGCACAAGACAAAAAAGACAAAGAGATATTTTCCGAATCTAGTTTCTCAGGATTGAAGTTCCGGAGCATCGGTCCGGCTTTTATGTCGGGTAGAATTGCCGACATTGCCATTCATCCTCAAAACAATAACATCTGGTATGTAGCTGTCGGGTCAGGAGGGGTTTGGAAAACCAGGAACGCTGGTACCACATGGAACCCCATTTTCGATAAGCAATCATCGTATTCAATTGGTTGTGTAACCATTGATGAGAATAATCCTAATATTGTTTGGGTCGGGACTGGCGAAAATATCGGTGGACGACATGTAGGTTATGGCGATGGGATCTATCTGAGTAAAGATGCGGGTAAATCCTGGGAGAATATGGGATTGAAAAAATCAGAACATATTTCAAAGATTATTATTCACCCTGAAAATTCGGATATTGTGTGGGTTGCTGCGCAGGGGCCGCTATGGTCAAAAGGTGGTGAGCGAGGTTTATATAAAACCTCTGATGGAGGTAAAACATGGAGAAAAACACTGGGTGATGATGAGTGGGTAGGTGCTACAGATATTGTAATGGATCCACGAAACCCCGATCGGTTATATGCAGCAACATGGCAACGACACAGAAATGTGGCAGCATACATGGGAGGTGGCCCGGGAACAGCCATTTACAAATCGGAAGATGGTGGCGAAAACTGGGAGAAACTCGAAAAAGGCTTGCCCAAATCAAATATGGGTAAAATAGGGCTGGCCATTTCACCACAAAAACCCGATGTAATTTATGCTGCCATTGAGTTAGATAGAAGAACCGGAGGCCTTTATAAATCTACAGACAGAGGAGCATCATGGAGTAAACAGTCTGATGCTGTTTCGGGAGCTACCGGCCCGCATTATTACCAGGAGTTGTATGCCAGTCCGCACCAGTTCGATAAACTTTACCTGGTTGATGTACGCATGCAGGTGTCAGAAGATGGTGGCAAGACATTTAAACGAATGAAGGAAAAGTTTAAACACTCTGATAATCATTCTGTTGCATTTCGCGGTGATGATCCGGATTATTTACTTATAGGTACTGATGGGGGTATTTATGAAACGTTTGATGCTGCAGAAAACTGGCGCTATATTCCCAATTTGCCCATTACCCAGTTTTATAAGGTTGCTGTAGATGATGCCAAACCTTTTTATAACATTTACGGAGGTACTCAGGACAATAATACACAGGGAGGACCATCCCGCACCGATGATGTGCGGGGCATTTCCAATTCAGACTGGGAAGTGGTGCTGTTTGCCGACGGACATCAACCTGCAACAGAACCGGGCAATCCGGATATTGTTTATGCTGAGTGGCAACAGGGAAACCTGGTACGTGTGGACAGAACTACCGGAGAGTTTGTATACATACAACCACAACCCGAAGCAGGAGAAGATTATGAGCGTTTTAATTGGGATGCTCCAATTTTGGTTAGTTCGCATAAACCAACACGCATTTACTTTGCGTCCCAGCGTATCTGGAAATCAGAGAATCGTGGTGATAGCTGGACGCCCATTTCGGGTGATTTAACGAAAAACCAGAATCGCATTGAATTGCCTATTATGGATAAGCAATGGAGCTACGATGCACCTTGGGACATGGATGCCATGTCAAACTTCAACACCATCACATCTTTGGCTGAATCGCCCGTTCAGGAGGGTTTAATCTATGCAGGAACCGATGATGGAATCATTCAGGTTACTGAAGATGGAGGTGGCAAGTGGCGAAAAATAATGGTCGATGATCTGCCCAAAGTGCCCGAAACAGCCTTTGTAAACGATATCAAAGCAGATCTGTTCGACGCAAATACAGTATATGTGGTGCTGGATAACCATAAATATGGTGATTTTGATCCCTACGTGCTCAAGAGTACAGATAAGGGCAAGTCTTGGAAGTCAATAAAAGGAAACCTGCCTGACCGCACTTTGCTGTGGAGGATTGTGCAGGACCATGTAAATAAAGATTTGATGTTTCTGGGAACTGAATTCGGCATTTACTTTACGGTTACAGGTGGTGAAAAATGGGCAAAACTTTCAGGTGGAGTACCAACCATCTCATTTCGCGATTTGGCTATTCAGCGCAGAGAAAACGATTTGGTTGGCGCTTCTTTCGGAAGAAGTTTTTATGTGTTGGATGATTATTCAGCCTTGCGACAGGTAACTGAAGAACAACTGAAAGGTGAAGCTAAATTATTTCCTACACGTAAAGCATGGTGGTATAAACAACGCTCGACGTTAGGTGGGAAAAAAGGATCGCAGGGAGCGCAATACTTTACAGCACCTAATCCACCTTTTGGAGCTGTATTTACTTACTATATAGGGAAAGCGTACAAAACTTTGGAAGAAATAAGGAAGGAAAAAGAGAAAGAACTCATCAAAGAAGATGAAGATATTCCTTTCCCCGGTTGGGAAAAACTGGATGAAGAGAAATTGCAGGAAAAGCCTAAGATTATTTTAACAGTAAAAAACCTTGAAGGTAATGTAATTAGAAAAATTGAGGGCCCGGCCAAAAAAGGATTTCACCGGGTAAACTGGAACCTGAAAATAGCTTCTCAAAGAGCGATCAATCCCGATAGGACCAATTCTAATTGGCAGCCCGAAGGACATATGGTAGCACCGGGTAAGTACACCGTGACATTTTCTAAACAAATTGATGGTGTTGTTACAAACCTTTCGGAGCCAATGGAATTTGAAGTGGAACGAATGAGAAAAGGAGCACTTGAGGGAGCTGAGCCAGATAAGGTAGTGGCATTTTGGGAAGAAATCGAGGTGTTGCAAGGTAAAATGAGTGCAGTATCTATGGCAATACAAAATACAGAAAAGAAAATGAATGCTATGGAAAAAGCACTTTCAAGAACAGATGTAGACCCCACCATGCTTAATTCGAAAATGTATAACCTTAAAATGGAGTTGGACAGGCTTAGACTTAAGTTTTTCGGAAGTAAAGCTAAAAGTGAGGTGGGTGAGCGAAATAACCCAACGATTTATAGCAGAATTAGTGCAGCTCAAATGGGAACTAATAATTCAACTTATGGACCTACGCAAACTCATAAGCGTAGCCTTGAAATAGCGCAGAAAGAGTTTAAAAAGCTAAAAGTACAATTGAAAGAAATAATGAACAACAAAATACCGGCAGTGGAAACAGAATTGCAAGAGCTTGGCGCTCCATGGATATCGGGGCAAAAGCTACCTTAA
- a CDS encoding permease, translating to MLNYINTFFSELWHLTLEMAPYLMLGFLFAGVLHVWFPQHKVNRFMGKHNLRSVFNASLIGVPLPLCSCGVIPAGVSFYKNGASKGSAISFMTSTPQTGVDSILVTWSMLGLPLALIRPVVAMITGVFGGWWVNKGEKQKIISKPLNEGSSQHIKGNKIVAMLRYAFIDFMADIVKWLALGLLLAALIAVIVPDDFFSQHMTHPAYEYLFVILASIPLYVCATASVPIAAVLILKGISPGAALVFLMAGPATNAATITVIAQSLGRISFIKYLITIVVGAIASGLIIDYLLPSSWFAIEKSMQTHEHGILPEWLIYSSATILILLIVYHFMKILGNLFNKGKFKTREVVAGEKLDNPNLHVAGMDCKHCKMNIEKHLKQIDGVESVEANENTGYVAVQGKNVPIDSVQQQVKDLGYKLEGVIV from the coding sequence ATGCTAAATTATATAAATACCTTTTTTAGCGAATTGTGGCACCTTACGCTAGAGATGGCTCCCTATTTAATGTTGGGATTTCTCTTTGCGGGAGTACTGCATGTTTGGTTTCCACAACACAAGGTAAATCGGTTTATGGGTAAACACAACCTGCGCTCAGTATTCAATGCTTCGCTAATTGGTGTTCCCCTGCCCCTCTGTAGTTGCGGTGTAATTCCAGCAGGCGTATCATTTTATAAAAACGGAGCGTCAAAAGGTTCTGCCATAAGCTTTATGACCTCTACACCACAAACCGGAGTAGACTCAATATTGGTTACCTGGTCGATGCTTGGGTTACCATTAGCCCTTATCAGGCCTGTTGTTGCCATGATTACAGGTGTTTTTGGCGGTTGGTGGGTAAACAAAGGTGAAAAGCAAAAAATAATCAGCAAGCCACTCAATGAAGGTAGTTCACAGCATATAAAAGGCAATAAAATAGTAGCCATGCTGCGCTATGCATTTATCGATTTTATGGCTGACATTGTAAAGTGGCTGGCTTTAGGTCTATTGCTTGCAGCTTTAATTGCAGTAATTGTACCCGATGACTTTTTCAGTCAGCACATGACACATCCGGCCTATGAGTACCTTTTCGTAATATTGGCCTCCATCCCACTTTATGTGTGTGCAACAGCCTCGGTGCCTATTGCAGCAGTGTTGATTTTGAAAGGCATTTCACCTGGCGCAGCGCTTGTATTCCTTATGGCTGGCCCGGCGACCAATGCTGCAACAATTACAGTAATAGCGCAATCACTTGGAAGAATCAGTTTCATTAAATACCTTATAACTATTGTAGTGGGTGCAATTGCTTCGGGGTTAATTATTGATTACCTGTTACCCTCATCATGGTTTGCTATTGAAAAAAGTATGCAAACCCATGAGCATGGTATACTGCCCGAGTGGTTGATATACTCCTCTGCGACAATACTAATCCTTTTAATTGTGTATCATTTTATGAAAATACTTGGAAACTTATTTAACAAAGGCAAATTCAAAACCCGCGAAGTGGTTGCGGGAGAAAAGCTCGACAATCCAAACCTGCATGTAGCCGGCATGGATTGCAAGCACTGCAAAATGAACATTGAAAAACACCTCAAACAAATAGATGGTGTTGAAAGTGTCGAAGCCAATGAAAACACCGGATACGTAGCTGTACAGGGCAAAAATGTTCCAATCGACAGTGTCCAACAACAAGTGAAAGACCTTGGATATAAACTCGAAGGTGTTATTGTATAA
- the mnhG gene encoding monovalent cation/H(+) antiporter subunit G — MTVYLVSILLLLGSAFILIAAIGLVKFSDLYSRMHATTKATSFGTLLLLIAVSLFFNTPAIYIKALLVIIFIYLTAPLAAHSIAKSFIAKKDKDSQKQKD; from the coding sequence ATGACAGTATATTTAGTTTCCATATTACTTTTGCTAGGATCTGCTTTTATTCTGATAGCAGCCATCGGTCTTGTAAAGTTCAGTGACTTATACAGCCGTATGCATGCTACAACCAAAGCCACGTCATTCGGTACTTTGTTGCTGCTAATTGCAGTTTCTCTATTCTTTAACACTCCTGCAATCTACATCAAAGCTTTGCTTGTTATAATTTTTATTTATCTGACAGCACCTCTGGCAGCCCACTCAATTGCAAAATCTTTTATTGCAAAAAAAGACAAAGACTCCCAAAAACAAAAAGATTAA
- a CDS encoding monovalent cation/H+ antiporter complex subunit F translates to MHEIPEIVIYTGLAFLLLALLLSFVRLVRGPSVNDRIAAMDLIASIVTGFIIIYSMLWKSEFYIDVVIIISLISFIGTIAISTYLRQKRKSL, encoded by the coding sequence ATGCATGAAATTCCGGAAATAGTTATTTACACAGGTTTGGCATTCTTGCTACTGGCACTCTTACTCTCATTTGTAAGGTTAGTGCGTGGCCCGAGCGTGAATGATCGCATTGCAGCCATGGATCTTATTGCCTCCATAGTAACCGGATTTATCATTATCTACAGTATGCTTTGGAAAAGCGAATTTTATATCGATGTGGTTATCATAATATCATTAATTTCATTTATTGGTACAATAGCCATTTCTACATATCTCAGACAAAAACGTAAAAGCTTATGA